From Oryza brachyantha chromosome 9, ObraRS2, whole genome shotgun sequence, a single genomic window includes:
- the LOC102717278 gene encoding protein ALTERED PHOSPHATE STARVATION RESPONSE 1-like — protein sequence MGNCAASRLAGGGGGGGGGWGDPVAVCRDRKRLIKAAADRRFALAGAHAAYAAALRSVADAVDVFVARHTAPAPILITLPTPTSSPPGSPKAAAGAATAALTSTGEAAAAREEEGERTVEVDDGGAQSPELGCPYYYAPPETTTPPPPAAPAAGGWDFFNPFYGAEEVAAAAAISDEEMRAVREREGIPELEEAEEEDDEGAKAASAKTPKAAGASLGVAKQEEGKDVGEVAASNNGGGLEVAVSQPGRELLAALKEIEELFARAAEAGQEVTGMLEAASRVPELKENSSKIIHAITWHRSPSSVSSSYRSELGASSNSLSWTDKSETKSDIFDDYGGMKSGSHSQTLGRLYAWEKKLYEEVKAIDQIRQTYEKKCVQLRNQDAKGSELRCAEKTRTTVRDLYTRIWVSLRAAESISDKIQKLRDEELQPQLVELLQGLTRTWKIMVDSHETQRQIMFEVNSFTCPAYGKFCNDAQRHATLKLEAELRNWRSCFMIYVNAQKAYIEALDGWLSKFILTDTIRYSRGISSIAPDRSSAPPLVVICHDWYTTLSKFQNKRVAFTMRNFIRSVRVLWLKQGEEQQQKRKVDSLAKEMDKKITAYKRAENKVIETKLLEHRPEQDAKQRMEQLSEKKEMLNVLRKRVEAEKAKHHACMRDTHDVTLNGFKIGLASIFESLTEFSKDSVKLYEDLLTHAEPKDSENATEKRPCVEGPYSHISVDAT from the exons atggggaactgcgccgcctcccgcctcgccggcggtggcgggggaggcggaggcgggtgGGGGGACCCCGTGGCGGTGTGCCGCGACCGGAAGCGGCTCATAAAGGCGGCGGCTGACCGAAGGTTCGCGCTGGCCGGGGCGCACGCGGCgtacgcggcggcgctgcggtCGGTCGCGGACGCCGTGGACGTGTTCGTGGCGCGGCacaccgcgccggcgccgataCTTATTACGCTCCCCaccccgacgtcgtcgcctcccGGCTCgcccaaggcggcggcgggggcggccacggcggcgctgaCGTCgacgggggaggcggcggcggcgcgggaggaggagggggagcggACGGTGGAGGTGGATGACGGCGGGGCGCAGTCGCCGGAGCTGGGGTGCCCCTACTACTACGCCccgccggagacgacgacgccgccgcctcctgcggctccggcggctggcgggtgGGATTTCTTTAACCCGTTCTAcggggcggaggaggtggcggcggccgcggccatcAGCGACGAGGAGATGCGCGCGGTGAGGGAGCGGGAGGGGATCCCGgagctggaggaggcggaggaggaagacgacgagggGGCAAAGGCGGCGAGCGCCAAGACCCCCAAGGCAGCGGGGGCCTCTCTCGGAGTGGCCAAGCAAGAAGAGGGTAAAGACGTtggcgaggtggcggcgagcaACAATGGCGGAGGACTGGAGGTGGCCGTGTCGCAGCCGGGGCGCGAGCTGCTCGCGGCGCTCAAGGAGATCGAGGAGCTcttcgcgcgcgccgccgaggccggccAGGAGGTGACCGGCATGCTCGAGGCCGCCTCCCGTGTCCCAGAGCTCAAAG AAAATTCATCAAAAATAATCCACGCCATTACATGGCATCGATCCCCGTCATCTGTGTCCTCATCGTACAGGAGTGAGCTGGGAGCGAGCTCGAATAGTTTGTCATGGACTGACAAGAGTGAAACTAAGAGTGATATATTCGATGATTATGGTGGGATGAAGTCAGGAAGTCACTCACAGACTTTAGGGAGATTGTATGCCTGGGAGAAGAAACTCTATGAAGAAGTTAAG GCTATAGATCAAATCCGACAAACTTATGAGAAGAAGTGTGTGCAGCTGAGGAACCAAGACGCCAAAGGTTCAGAGCTGCGCTGCGCTGAAAAAACTAGGACGACTGTTAGAGACTTGTACACAAGGATCTGGGTTTCTCTACGGGCAGCGGAATCCATATCtgataaaattcaaaaattgcgGGATGAGGAACTGCAGCCACAACTTGTTGAGCTGTTGCAGGG GTTGACAAGAACTTGGAAAATAATGGTGGACTCACATGAAACCCAGAGACAGATAATGTTTGAGGTGAATTCATTCACATGTCCTGCTTATGGCAAATTCTGTAACGATGCCCAGCGGCATGCTACTCTTAAGTTGGAGGCTGAACTGCGGAATTGGAGGTCCTGCTTTATGATTTATGTCAACGCTCAGAAAGCATATATTGAAGCTCTTGATGGTTGGCTGTCGAAGTTTATTCTAACAGATACCATCCGCTACTCTAGAGGGATATCATCGATTGCACCTGATAGGTCCAGTGCTCCACCTTTGGTTGTGATTTGTCATGACTGGTACACTACGCTGTCAAAGTTTCAAAACAAGCGGGTAGCTTTCACCATGAGAAACTTTATCAGAAGCGTGAGAGTGCTATGGCTCAAGCAAGGGGAAGAGCAACAGCAGAAAAGAAAGGTGGACAGTCTTGCAAAagagatggacaagaagatcACTGCTTACAAGAGAGCAGAAAACAAGGTTATTGAGACCAAGCTCCTGGAGCACAGGCCTGAGCAGGACGCTAAGCAGCGCATGGAGCAGCTGTCAGAGAAGAAGGAGATGCTGAATGTACTGAGGAAGAGGGTCGAAGCCGAGAAGGCGAAGCACCATGCTTGTATGCGTGACACGCACGACGTCACTCTCAACGGATTCAAGATCGGCCTGGCCAGTATATTCGAATCGCTGACCGAATTCTCCAAGGATTCTGTCAAACTCTACGAAGACCTTCTAACACATGCTGAACCCAAAGATTCAGAGAATGCTACCGAGAAGCGGCCCTGTGTGGAGGGGCCATACTCTCACATTTCAGTGGATGCTACATGA
- the LOC102717551 gene encoding NEP1-interacting protein-like 1 isoform X4, whose amino-acid sequence MISSVSLVGGNITRCIVTCVFAAAGAIIGAIVGVLAGFANEDGMVQGTLIGAISGAFIAMEVVDSLAKIWCCDEYSVATRARLMLLVFWNLLIDRLAVRTSVFPTLTTVLDSQLNAMPSRHGRAEMNGGDLFDRSHPVAGMRRAAVDELPVIKLTPSQTDATSCPICLHDFKAGESARRLPACCHIFHLACIDNWLLWHAQCPMCRRAVY is encoded by the exons atgATCTCGTCGGTTAGCCTCGTCGGCGGCAACATCACCCGCTGCATCGTCACCTGCGTCTTCGCCGCAG CCGGTGCGATCATTGGCGCCATCGTCGGCGTCTTGGCGGGCTTCGCGAACGAGGACGGGATGGTTCAGGGGACGCTGATCGGGGCGATCTCCGGAGCTTTCATCGCCATGGAGGTCGTCGACTCGCTCGCCAAGATATGGTGCTGCGACGAGTACTCCGTCGCCACTCGAGCTCGCCTCATG CTTCTTGTGTTCTGGAATCTCTTGATCGatcgcctcgccgtgcgcaCCTCCGTGTTCCCTACCTTAACAACGGTGTTGGATAGCCAG CTGAATGCTATGCCGTCGCGCCATGGTCGAGCAGAGATGAACGGCGGCGACCTGTTCGACCGGAGCCACCCGGTGGCGGGCATGCGGCgggccgccgtcgacgagctTCCGGTGATCAAGCTCACGCCGTCGCAGACGGACGCCACCAGCTGCCCCATCTGCCTTCAc GATTTCAAGGCCGGCGAGAGCGCCAGGAGATTGCCGGCGTGCTGCCACATCTTCCATCTGGCGTGCATCGACAACTGGCTCCTCTGGCATGCCCAGTGCCCGATGTGCCGCCGTGCTGTCTACTGA
- the LOC102717551 gene encoding NEP1-interacting protein-like 1 isoform X2 — MISSVSLVGGNITRCIVTCVFAAAGAIIGAIVGVLAGFANEDGMVQGTLIGAISGAFIAMEVVDSLAKIWCCDEYSVATRARLMTNRARSWLAQLLVFWNLLIDRLAVRTSVFPTLTTVLDSQLNAMPSRHGRAEMNGGDLFDRSHPVAGMRRAAVDELPVIKLTPSQTDATSCPICLHDFKAGESARRLPACCHIFHLACIDNWLLWHAQCPMCRRAVY, encoded by the exons atgATCTCGTCGGTTAGCCTCGTCGGCGGCAACATCACCCGCTGCATCGTCACCTGCGTCTTCGCCGCAG CCGGTGCGATCATTGGCGCCATCGTCGGCGTCTTGGCGGGCTTCGCGAACGAGGACGGGATGGTTCAGGGGACGCTGATCGGGGCGATCTCCGGAGCTTTCATCGCCATGGAGGTCGTCGACTCGCTCGCCAAGATATGGTGCTGCGACGAGTACTCCGTCGCCACTCGAGCTCGCCTCATG ACTAACCGAGCTCGATCCTGGCTAGCTCAGCTTCTTGTGTTCTGGAATCTCTTGATCGatcgcctcgccgtgcgcaCCTCCGTGTTCCCTACCTTAACAACGGTGTTGGATAGCCAG CTGAATGCTATGCCGTCGCGCCATGGTCGAGCAGAGATGAACGGCGGCGACCTGTTCGACCGGAGCCACCCGGTGGCGGGCATGCGGCgggccgccgtcgacgagctTCCGGTGATCAAGCTCACGCCGTCGCAGACGGACGCCACCAGCTGCCCCATCTGCCTTCAc GATTTCAAGGCCGGCGAGAGCGCCAGGAGATTGCCGGCGTGCTGCCACATCTTCCATCTGGCGTGCATCGACAACTGGCTCCTCTGGCATGCCCAGTGCCCGATGTGCCGCCGTGCTGTCTACTGA
- the LOC102717551 gene encoding NEP1-interacting protein-like 1 isoform X3 yields MISSVSLVGGNITRCIVTCVFAAGVQAGAIIGAIVGVLAGFANEDGMVQGTLIGAISGAFIAMEVVDSLAKIWCCDEYSVATRARLMLLVFWNLLIDRLAVRTSVFPTLTTVLDSQLNAMPSRHGRAEMNGGDLFDRSHPVAGMRRAAVDELPVIKLTPSQTDATSCPICLHDFKAGESARRLPACCHIFHLACIDNWLLWHAQCPMCRRAVY; encoded by the exons atgATCTCGTCGGTTAGCCTCGTCGGCGGCAACATCACCCGCTGCATCGTCACCTGCGTCTTCGCCGCAG GCGTGCAAGCCGGTGCGATCATTGGCGCCATCGTCGGCGTCTTGGCGGGCTTCGCGAACGAGGACGGGATGGTTCAGGGGACGCTGATCGGGGCGATCTCCGGAGCTTTCATCGCCATGGAGGTCGTCGACTCGCTCGCCAAGATATGGTGCTGCGACGAGTACTCCGTCGCCACTCGAGCTCGCCTCATG CTTCTTGTGTTCTGGAATCTCTTGATCGatcgcctcgccgtgcgcaCCTCCGTGTTCCCTACCTTAACAACGGTGTTGGATAGCCAG CTGAATGCTATGCCGTCGCGCCATGGTCGAGCAGAGATGAACGGCGGCGACCTGTTCGACCGGAGCCACCCGGTGGCGGGCATGCGGCgggccgccgtcgacgagctTCCGGTGATCAAGCTCACGCCGTCGCAGACGGACGCCACCAGCTGCCCCATCTGCCTTCAc GATTTCAAGGCCGGCGAGAGCGCCAGGAGATTGCCGGCGTGCTGCCACATCTTCCATCTGGCGTGCATCGACAACTGGCTCCTCTGGCATGCCCAGTGCCCGATGTGCCGCCGTGCTGTCTACTGA
- the LOC102717551 gene encoding NEP1-interacting protein-like 1 isoform X1, with translation MISSVSLVGGNITRCIVTCVFAAGVQAGAIIGAIVGVLAGFANEDGMVQGTLIGAISGAFIAMEVVDSLAKIWCCDEYSVATRARLMTNRARSWLAQLLVFWNLLIDRLAVRTSVFPTLTTVLDSQLNAMPSRHGRAEMNGGDLFDRSHPVAGMRRAAVDELPVIKLTPSQTDATSCPICLHDFKAGESARRLPACCHIFHLACIDNWLLWHAQCPMCRRAVY, from the exons atgATCTCGTCGGTTAGCCTCGTCGGCGGCAACATCACCCGCTGCATCGTCACCTGCGTCTTCGCCGCAG GCGTGCAAGCCGGTGCGATCATTGGCGCCATCGTCGGCGTCTTGGCGGGCTTCGCGAACGAGGACGGGATGGTTCAGGGGACGCTGATCGGGGCGATCTCCGGAGCTTTCATCGCCATGGAGGTCGTCGACTCGCTCGCCAAGATATGGTGCTGCGACGAGTACTCCGTCGCCACTCGAGCTCGCCTCATG ACTAACCGAGCTCGATCCTGGCTAGCTCAGCTTCTTGTGTTCTGGAATCTCTTGATCGatcgcctcgccgtgcgcaCCTCCGTGTTCCCTACCTTAACAACGGTGTTGGATAGCCAG CTGAATGCTATGCCGTCGCGCCATGGTCGAGCAGAGATGAACGGCGGCGACCTGTTCGACCGGAGCCACCCGGTGGCGGGCATGCGGCgggccgccgtcgacgagctTCCGGTGATCAAGCTCACGCCGTCGCAGACGGACGCCACCAGCTGCCCCATCTGCCTTCAc GATTTCAAGGCCGGCGAGAGCGCCAGGAGATTGCCGGCGTGCTGCCACATCTTCCATCTGGCGTGCATCGACAACTGGCTCCTCTGGCATGCCCAGTGCCCGATGTGCCGCCGTGCTGTCTACTGA